ATCTACTATTTTTACACTTAACTTTAACCAATGACGCTTTAGTGTATCTTCTTCTTCAGCATACATACCACTTTCATCATATTCTAACTCATCAGCTTGATTAGCCACATTATTTAACTTGTTAAATAATCTTTGAGAATCAATAAAACTCATCTTTAACTTTTCGTAATCTTCTTCAATTAACATATGATCTCTTAAGTAAAAATTTAATCGTATAATACCATAAGAATATTATAGCTAGCATTTTTTCTGCTATAATATTCAAAAAAATTAATAAGTGCATATATGGATAACTACAAAGATCAATTTATCTCACATATGGTAGATGAGCTGCAAACTCCCCTAAAAGCTATTTTAAAATTTTCAGATACATTGATTAAAAACAAAAGCGATATTGCCTCACAGGAAAAGTATTTAAAACTAATCCATCTTAGTGCTAAAAATTTAGAAAATATAATAAAAGATGTATCTGATATGTCAAACCTTCAAAACAATACAATTTCCATAGAATTAAATAAAGTCAATCTTAGAGATTTATTATCACAAAACTTTGAAATATTTCGCTCCAAAGCTAGAGAAAAAACAATCCGTTACTCTATTACATTTGGAAAAAATCTCCCAAAATTTATAGAAACAGATGGAAATAGACTATCTCAGGTTATATCAAACTTACTTAGCAATGCTATTAAGTTTACACCAAAAGACGGCGCTGTAAAACTAGAAGTCATATTTGATCAAGACAAATCTGTCTTAAAAGTTTTTGTAGATGACAATGGCCCTGGAATACCGGATTCAAAAAAAGCAGATATCTTTAAACCGTTTATTAAAGATAAAACAAACGTTACCTTTGAAGATACTAGAACTGGTCTAGGACTATCAATATCATTATCTATTATAGAGTTATTAAATGGTAAAATAACGTTTGAGTCTTCAGAAGAAAAAGGAAGTACCTTTAATTTTGAAATACCTGTAAAAACATATGATGATTAGGTTAAAATAATGGCTATACTATCAAGTTTTAAACATAAGTTTTTTAGTGCTTTTCGTGAAATATTTGTACATCACCATGGTTCTTTAGAATTCAGAGCTAAAATATTTGCTTTAGTTATCGCTTCTTTTGAGAATAAAATGGATGATAATAAAGAGTTCTTCAAAATAGTAAAAGAGTATGGATTAGAATTATATAAAGATGAACATAGAGCCCATCTGTTAACTATAACTACTCAGGAACTAGTAAAAAAAGTTTATGATAATAACGGTTTGGATATTGATATATTAATAACGAATATCCAAAAAGAATTAAAAATAGTACCTAGATATGCAAAAAAAATAGATGTAGATGCTCTTAGACCACTACTTTCATTTACACAAGACCCAGAACTGCTATCTTATCAAGAAAATATACTGGAATTTTTAGAAAACCTAAAGAATGAAACTATTAAAACTCAACAGAATAAGATAGAAAAATCTGAAGAAAACATAGTCTCAAAATATACTTCTAGATAGAAAATTTTTCCTTGTCAAAAAAACTATCATATGATATGTTTTTAAATGCGGCATTTAAAGATGTAAAAAGCTGAGGGTGTTCTTTCTCCATATTTCTTAACATCTCTTTTGTGTTAGCTCTAGCATGTGGCATTTTTACATCAAATCTCATTGCAGGACAAGCTTCATCACCAATAGCATTTAATTCATTGTCATCAACAAATGCACGTAGTTGACGCTCACGCATCTGAATTAGCGGACGGATAACAATAAGACCATTTTCAGCTTTATATTTTGGTGCTAAACTTCTCATTTGACCGTTATATATAAAGTTCATAAAAAAGCTCTCAGCGGCATCATCCATATGATGACCAAGTGCTACTTTATTACAACCTCTCTCTAACGCAGCTGTATACAAATACCCTCTTCTCATACGTGAAAAGAAACTACAAAAAGATGAATTTTTACGAATTTTGTCTTTTGCTAATTCATATGTTTGAGTATCAACAACTTCGTAAGGTATATCATATTCTTTACAGTGCTGTGCTAACTCACTATAGTCCTCACCCATACCGTAAGAGATCGTTACAGCTAAAAATTCAAACTTAAATGGAGCGCGGCGTTGCTGTTCTTTCATAGCATGGATCATAGTTAGTGAATCTTTTCCGCCACTTAATCCTACAAGTATTTTATCACCCTCTTCTATAAGTTCAAACTCGGCATTAGTCTTACCAAGTTTAGACATTATTTTTTTAGAAGGTACTATAGATTTACTCATTTTAACTCTTTACTTTTTAATAAGTTCATCTACCATATTCATAACAAATTCAGCAGATATAATAGCACTTGACTCTAAAAACTCATCAAAAGAAAAACTTGCATCCATATCTGCTGCATCACTTATTGAACGAAGGATGAAAAAAGGTACATTTAGCGCATTACATACAACAGCAACAGAACCACCTTCCATCTCCAATGCCGATGCATTAAATGTATCTAGTATCCAATTTTTACGCTCTTCATTTGCAACAAACTGATCACCTGTAGCTATAATTCCCTCTTTAACGCTCTTATCCATTTTAGAAGCTACTTTTTTCGATAGCTCTATCATATCTTTATCAGCTTCTACAAAAACAGAACCTTCAGGCACATATCCATATGGATGACCAAAAGCAGTAATATCTAAATCATGTTGAGAAAGCTTTGTAGCAACAACAAGATCACCAACTTTAAGATCAGGTGAAACAGCTCCTGCTACACCTGAGAACAGAAGTCTATCACATCCAAAATGCTCAATCATAGTAGTAGCAGTTAATGTAGAAAATACTTTACCAATCTTTGAATAAGCTACAACTACATCAACACCGTTATATGTAGCTTCATAATATTTATTCCCTGCATATTCAGTAGTTTTATAAGAACCTAGTTTTTCTAAAATCGGAGCCACTTCTTCTGGCATTGCACCCATAATTGCTATCTTACTCATATTATTTTCCCTATATATTAAATGTTTTTATTTCTTCTTTAAAAAGCGATAATTTTTCTGTTATCTTGCCATGGTTATCTACTAAACAAGAGCCACCCCAAAACCCTAGTCCGTCTTCAAATCCAACACGATTAACGAATACAACTTTTGCGTTACATTCTAATGATACTTTATTTAAAATATCGTACCACTTCTCCTCTATTGCTAAACCATCATCGCTAAATCCGCGTGCAGGTGAAGCAACTAATGCTATAACATAATCTGGGTTTTCATTTTTCAAACCCTTATGTACATTTTCATGCCACATATCTTCGCAAACTATCATAGATACTTTGCCAAATTTTGATTTAAAACTCTCAAAAACATCACCCGCTTCAAAATAACGAGCTTCTTCAAACATACCATAGTTTGGTAAGTGAACTTTATTATGTTGAGATAACAGTTCACCTTTTGAGAAATAAAGTCCTGCGTTTCTAAAAAAACTTCCATCTCTCATAGCTGCACCAACAACAATATCTACATCTGTACTCAAACTTTTTAATCGTTCTAACTCATCTATATCCCAAGCATCTTCATATAGTTTATCTTGTAATAGATACCCATTTAATGCCAATTCTGGAAAAACAATAATGTCACTATGCTCTTTATTGCTTTCTACTATAGATATGATATCATCGAGGTTAGTTCTATTTAACTTGGGTGATATTTGAGCTAAAGTAACTCTCATTTAGATGCAGATTTCCTCTTTAACTTTATCAAGTGAAGCCATATCAGAGATATTTAATGTTTTCATATCTTTAGCAATTCTACGGTTTAGTCCTTTTAATACTACACCTTGCCCAAATTCTATAGCCATATCAACTTCACCAGCAATCGCTTCTATAGACTGCTTATATTTTACAGGCTTGATTAATTGATCTTTTAATAGTGCTACAGCATCACCCTTTGATGAATATTTATCAGTAGTTACGTTTGATACAATAGGTGCTTCAAAAGTGTCATTAACCATGCTTGACATCAACTCTGCTAGAGGCTCTTGAGCCGAAGCTAATAGTTCACAGTGTGAAGCTACTGACATATTTAAAAGTAATGCTCTTTTAGCACCAGCTTCTTTGAATGTATCTTCTAAAGATACTAAATCAGCTTTCATACCAGCTACAACTAATTGACCATCTTGGTTATAGTTAGCAGGCCATACTTTTTTACCCGCAGCTTGTGCATCTGCACATATTTTCTCAACAGACTCATCATCAAGACCAACAATAGCCATCATACCAGCTTCTATAGACTCACAAGCTCCTTGCATAAATGCACCACGTTTGTGTACTAATTCAACTGCATCT
The Sulfurimonas sp. genome window above contains:
- a CDS encoding tRNA 2-thiocytidine biosynthesis TtcA family protein translates to MSKSIVPSKKIMSKLGKTNAEFELIEEGDKILVGLSGGKDSLTMIHAMKEQQRRAPFKFEFLAVTISYGMGEDYSELAQHCKEYDIPYEVVDTQTYELAKDKIRKNSSFCSFFSRMRRGYLYTAALERGCNKVALGHHMDDAAESFFMNFIYNGQMRSLAPKYKAENGLIVIRPLIQMRERQLRAFVDDNELNAIGDEACPAMRFDVKMPHARANTKEMLRNMEKEHPQLFTSLNAAFKNISYDSFFDKEKFSI
- the fabD gene encoding ACP S-malonyltransferase, whose product is MNKIAMIFAGQGSQAVGMGKDFYENSEVAREMFEKAGERIGVDFKELMFEENEKLGQTAFTQPAILLVQMIAYKLFKDACPGVKAELFLGHSLGEFSALCASGAIDYVDAVELVHKRGAFMQGACESIEAGMMAIVGLDDESVEKICADAQAAGKKVWPANYNQDGQLVVAGMKADLVSLEDTFKEAGAKRALLLNMSVASHCELLASAQEPLAELMSSMVNDTFEAPIVSNVTTDKYSSKGDAVALLKDQLIKPVKYKQSIEAIAGEVDMAIEFGQGVVLKGLNRRIAKDMKTLNISDMASLDKVKEEICI
- a CDS encoding sensor histidine kinase, producing the protein MDNYKDQFISHMVDELQTPLKAILKFSDTLIKNKSDIASQEKYLKLIHLSAKNLENIIKDVSDMSNLQNNTISIELNKVNLRDLLSQNFEIFRSKAREKTIRYSITFGKNLPKFIETDGNRLSQVISNLLSNAIKFTPKDGAVKLEVIFDQDKSVLKVFVDDNGPGIPDSKKADIFKPFIKDKTNVTFEDTRTGLGLSISLSIIELLNGKITFESSEEKGSTFNFEIPVKTYDD
- a CDS encoding 5'-methylthioadenosine/adenosylhomocysteine nucleosidase, yielding MSKIAIMGAMPEEVAPILEKLGSYKTTEYAGNKYYEATYNGVDVVVAYSKIGKVFSTLTATTMIEHFGCDRLLFSGVAGAVSPDLKVGDLVVATKLSQHDLDITAFGHPYGYVPEGSVFVEADKDMIELSKKVASKMDKSVKEGIIATGDQFVANEERKNWILDTFNASALEMEGGSVAVVCNALNVPFFILRSISDAADMDASFSFDEFLESSAIISAEFVMNMVDELIKK
- a CDS encoding nitrilase-related carbon-nitrogen hydrolase; this translates as MRVTLAQISPKLNRTNLDDIISIVESNKEHSDIIVFPELALNGYLLQDKLYEDAWDIDELERLKSLSTDVDIVVGAAMRDGSFFRNAGLYFSKGELLSQHNKVHLPNYGMFEEARYFEAGDVFESFKSKFGKVSMIVCEDMWHENVHKGLKNENPDYVIALVASPARGFSDDGLAIEEKWYDILNKVSLECNAKVVFVNRVGFEDGLGFWGGSCLVDNHGKITEKLSLFKEEIKTFNI